A stretch of Natronococcus sp. CG52 DNA encodes these proteins:
- a CDS encoding gamma carbonic anhydrase family protein, with translation MLRSFDGTEPRVADSAYVDETAVVIGDVVVEADASVWPNTTLRGDHGQIVVGEGANVQDNAVLHEDAELRPSATVGHSAIVHDATVSEGALIGMNAVVLDGARIGEGAVVAAGSVVTEGTDVPPSTLVAGSPAEPKAEVDDPRLEATADRYVELATRHEKTSERLD, from the coding sequence ATGCTTCGCTCGTTCGATGGGACCGAACCCCGGGTTGCTGACTCCGCGTACGTCGACGAGACCGCAGTCGTCATCGGCGACGTCGTCGTCGAAGCCGACGCCAGCGTCTGGCCGAACACCACGCTTCGAGGCGATCACGGCCAGATCGTCGTCGGCGAGGGAGCGAACGTACAGGACAACGCCGTCCTGCACGAGGACGCCGAATTACGACCGTCCGCGACGGTCGGCCACAGCGCGATCGTCCACGACGCGACCGTCAGTGAGGGCGCGCTGATCGGCATGAACGCCGTCGTTCTCGACGGCGCCCGTATCGGAGAGGGAGCCGTCGTCGCGGCCGGTAGCGTCGTCACGGAGGGCACCGACGTCCCTCCGTCGACGCTCGTCGCCGGATCGCCAGCCGAGCCGAAAGCCGAGGTCGACGATCCGCGTCTCGAGGCGACCGCCGACCGGTACGTCGAACTCGCGACTCGCCACGAGAAGACCTCGGAACGGCTGGACTGA
- a CDS encoding metal-dependent hydrolase gives MQVTWHGHSTWHVTVGDTDLLIDPFFDNPKTDLEPSDVDTPDYVLLTHGHADHIAHAGEFSDATLVATPELVSYCEEEFGYEDAVGGMGMNIGGTVECGDAFVTMHRADHTNGIMTEHDVDAGMPAGFVISDTKPTQVSDEDSTTFYHAGDTGLMTEMREVIGPYLEPDAAAVPVGDHFTMGPWQAAVAVDWLDVDRAFPMHYDTFPPIEQDPEDFEREVEATGSGAEVHALEADEPFDLES, from the coding sequence ATGCAAGTCACCTGGCACGGCCACTCGACGTGGCACGTCACCGTCGGCGACACCGACCTGCTGATCGACCCGTTCTTCGACAATCCGAAGACGGATCTCGAGCCGTCAGACGTCGACACGCCCGACTACGTGCTACTGACTCACGGTCACGCCGATCACATCGCTCACGCGGGCGAGTTCTCGGACGCGACGCTGGTCGCGACGCCCGAACTGGTCTCCTACTGCGAGGAAGAGTTCGGCTACGAGGACGCCGTCGGCGGGATGGGGATGAACATCGGCGGCACCGTCGAGTGCGGCGACGCCTTCGTGACGATGCACCGCGCCGACCACACGAACGGCATCATGACCGAGCACGACGTCGACGCGGGAATGCCGGCCGGCTTCGTCATCTCCGATACGAAACCCACCCAGGTTTCCGACGAGGACTCGACGACGTTCTACCACGCCGGCGACACCGGGCTGATGACCGAGATGCGCGAGGTCATCGGGCCGTACCTCGAGCCTGACGCGGCCGCGGTCCCGGTCGGCGACCACTTCACGATGGGACCGTGGCAGGCCGCCGTCGCGGTCGACTGGCTCGACGTCGACCGCGCGTTCCCGATGCACTACGACACCTTCCCGCCGATCGAGCAGGATCCCGAAGACTTCGAACGGGAAGTCGAGGCGACGGGCAGTGGCGCCGAGGTCCACGCGCTCGAGGCCGACGAGCCGTTCGATCTCGAGAGCTAA
- a CDS encoding DUF3006 domain-containing protein, whose protein sequence is MSDTATAVLDRIVDGTTAVLLLEEKGAIVDEYALDVERLPEDGRHEGAVFAATLEDGTLREMEYRPDDERDRKASAQDRFDRLSERLPDE, encoded by the coding sequence ATGAGTGACACCGCCACAGCAGTACTCGATCGCATCGTCGACGGCACCACGGCCGTGTTGCTGCTCGAGGAGAAGGGAGCGATCGTCGACGAGTACGCGCTCGACGTCGAGCGGCTTCCCGAAGACGGACGCCACGAGGGAGCCGTCTTCGCCGCCACGCTCGAGGACGGGACGCTACGCGAGATGGAGTACCGCCCCGACGACGAACGTGATCGAAAGGCGTCCGCACAGGATCGGTTCGATCGGCTCTCCGAACGACTGCCCGACGAGTGA
- a CDS encoding ComEC/Rec2 family competence protein, producing the protein MRRALVVLTAVGLVAFGGCIGGVGLGEDSEDDENVGTENTGTDGELEIHHIDAGQADSTLLITPDGETILIDTGDWRNDGRDIIDYLEAQDVDRIDHLIATHAHADHIGGHAAVIEHFEEHHDGVGAAYDSGVVHTSAAYDDYLDAVEEYEIRLFQVEEGNDLPLESGTVDATVLNPAEGDSGDGLHYNSVALVVEFGEFSYLTTGDAERDVEQRLVDDRSDELEADAYQAGHHGSSTSSTEPFLEAVDPQVAVISSAENSQYGHPHDEVFESFADREIETYWTAAHGDVVLTTDGDELSVATEREAPTDPEALLEWKLEATAASVDEGVAIYPSIDPARARLPG; encoded by the coding sequence ATGCGACGAGCGCTCGTGGTTCTGACGGCCGTCGGACTGGTCGCCTTTGGCGGTTGCATCGGCGGTGTGGGTCTCGGGGAGGACTCCGAGGACGACGAAAACGTCGGAACGGAGAACACCGGAACGGACGGCGAACTCGAGATCCACCACATCGACGCCGGACAGGCCGATTCGACGCTGCTGATCACACCCGACGGCGAGACGATACTGATCGATACGGGCGACTGGCGAAACGACGGCCGGGACATCATCGACTACCTCGAGGCCCAGGATGTCGACCGGATCGACCATCTGATCGCGACGCACGCCCACGCCGACCACATCGGGGGTCACGCCGCCGTTATCGAACACTTCGAGGAACACCACGACGGTGTCGGCGCAGCCTACGACTCCGGCGTCGTCCACACGAGCGCGGCCTACGACGACTACCTCGACGCCGTCGAGGAGTACGAAATCAGACTCTTCCAGGTCGAGGAGGGCAACGACCTCCCGCTCGAGAGCGGGACCGTCGACGCGACCGTGCTGAATCCGGCCGAGGGTGATTCGGGCGACGGACTCCACTACAATAGCGTGGCGCTGGTCGTGGAGTTCGGCGAGTTCTCGTATCTGACGACCGGGGACGCCGAACGGGACGTCGAGCAGCGGCTCGTCGACGACCGGAGCGACGAACTCGAGGCGGACGCCTATCAGGCCGGCCACCACGGTTCGTCGACCTCGTCGACCGAACCGTTCCTCGAGGCCGTCGATCCGCAGGTCGCAGTCATCTCGAGCGCGGAGAACTCCCAGTACGGCCACCCGCACGACGAGGTGTTCGAGAGCTTCGCCGACCGCGAGATCGAAACCTACTGGACCGCCGCCCACGGCGACGTCGTGCTTACGACCGACGGCGACGAGCTGTCCGTCGCGACCGAGCGGGAGGCCCCGACAGATCCGGAAGCCCTGCTCGAGTGGAAACTCGAGGCGACCGCGGCGTCGGTCGACGAAGGGGTTGCGATCTACCCCTCGATTGATCCCGCTCGGGCTCGTCTACCCGGATAA
- a CDS encoding SAM-dependent methyltransferase, producing the protein MGTSSTRIDPEQTEAFLERAADTMSLFGMYIGDRLGYYDVLATRPLTAAELAAATETDERYAREWLEHQTVTGVLSVENPDAEAPGRRYALPASYVEVLCEPESLNYLAPLASLVASVGAPLEDVISAFRTGDGVPFSAYGETCHEGIAAMNRPAFVTQLGPEWLASIPDVDATLRAGGRVADVGCGHGWSSIGVAEHYTETVVDGYDLDAASVERANENAAERGVEDRVAVHNRDAGDPAIDGDYDLVMALECVHDLSDPVAVLETMRRLAGEDGAVLIVDERAGEAFTPDGNEIEPLLYGFSVLHCLPVGMVDDPATGTGTVMRPKTLEAYASEAGFSSVEVLPIENLFFRFYRLHR; encoded by the coding sequence ATGGGAACGAGTTCCACACGGATCGACCCGGAGCAGACCGAAGCCTTCCTCGAGCGAGCCGCAGATACCATGTCGCTGTTCGGGATGTACATCGGCGACCGACTGGGGTACTACGACGTACTGGCGACGAGACCGCTCACCGCGGCGGAACTGGCCGCGGCGACGGAAACGGACGAACGATACGCACGCGAGTGGCTCGAACACCAGACCGTCACCGGCGTGTTATCCGTCGAGAACCCGGACGCCGAGGCGCCCGGTCGACGCTACGCGCTTCCGGCGAGCTACGTCGAGGTTCTCTGCGAACCGGAGAGCCTGAACTACCTCGCGCCGCTCGCGAGCCTCGTCGCCAGCGTCGGCGCGCCCCTCGAGGACGTCATCTCGGCGTTTCGAACCGGCGACGGCGTCCCGTTCTCGGCTTACGGGGAGACCTGTCACGAGGGGATCGCGGCGATGAACCGGCCCGCGTTCGTCACCCAGCTCGGTCCCGAGTGGCTGGCGAGCATCCCCGACGTGGACGCGACGCTTCGGGCGGGCGGACGCGTCGCGGACGTCGGCTGCGGGCACGGCTGGTCCAGCATCGGCGTCGCCGAGCACTACACCGAGACCGTCGTCGACGGCTACGACCTCGACGCGGCGTCGGTCGAGCGGGCGAACGAAAACGCCGCCGAGCGCGGCGTCGAGGATCGGGTCGCCGTCCACAACCGCGACGCGGGGGATCCTGCTATCGACGGCGACTACGACCTCGTGATGGCGCTCGAGTGCGTCCACGACCTCTCGGATCCGGTCGCCGTCCTCGAGACGATGCGCCGACTCGCGGGTGAGGATGGCGCCGTCCTCATCGTGGACGAACGCGCGGGCGAGGCGTTCACGCCGGACGGGAACGAGATCGAGCCGCTGTTGTACGGCTTCAGCGTCCTGCACTGTCTCCCCGTCGGTATGGTCGACGACCCGGCGACGGGAACGGGAACCGTGATGCGTCCGAAGACGCTCGAGGCGTACGCGAGCGAGGCGGGCTTCTCGAGCGTCGAGGTGTTGCCGATCGAGAACCTCTTCTTCCGGTTCTACCGGCTCCACCGATGA
- a CDS encoding OsmC family protein: MSKQVTTVSEEGFSATNEIRDFETTIDSNGEDGPDTLESLLAAYGSCYVPALRVGGQQRGVDDLGQIEIESTGELNDDDKLESVHFDIRVEADVDDETGEKIVERGFELCKVHDALKESLHADTSFEGGAF, from the coding sequence ATGTCGAAACAGGTTACCACCGTCTCCGAGGAGGGCTTCAGCGCGACGAACGAGATCCGCGACTTCGAAACGACGATCGATTCCAACGGGGAGGACGGACCGGATACGCTCGAGAGTCTGCTCGCCGCCTACGGCTCCTGTTACGTTCCGGCACTGCGCGTCGGCGGTCAGCAGCGCGGCGTCGACGACCTCGGCCAGATCGAGATCGAGAGCACGGGCGAGCTCAACGACGACGACAAACTCGAGTCGGTCCACTTCGATATCCGCGTCGAGGCTGACGTCGACGACGAGACCGGCGAGAAGATCGTCGAACGCGGGTTCGAACTCTGCAAGGTTCACGACGCGCTGAAAGAGAGTCTCCACGCCGACACGAGTTTCGAAGGCGGCGCGTTCTGA
- the mnhG gene encoding monovalent cation/H(+) antiporter subunit G, whose protein sequence is MIRTALVIALIVVGGFFLTVGTVGLLRLPNVYNRMHATSKPTTLGTAAIFLAGFVHFGPGNEGLTSLIGIVFLFLTVPTGAHMIARSAERIGIPFLGSVTWPDESILEGDRKESDESRSDGD, encoded by the coding sequence ATGATCCGGACCGCTCTCGTCATCGCGCTGATCGTCGTCGGCGGCTTCTTCCTGACGGTCGGTACGGTCGGCCTACTTCGCCTGCCGAACGTCTACAACCGAATGCACGCGACGAGCAAGCCCACGACGCTCGGCACCGCCGCGATCTTCCTCGCCGGCTTCGTTCACTTCGGGCCGGGCAACGAGGGGCTCACCTCGCTTATCGGGATCGTCTTCCTCTTCCTGACCGTCCCGACGGGCGCGCACATGATCGCTCGCTCCGCCGAACGGATCGGAATCCCGTTTCTCGGGAGCGTTACCTGGCCGGACGAGTCGATCCTCGAAGGAGACCGGAAGGAAAGCGACGAAAGCCGATCCGACGGCGATTGA
- a CDS encoding DHH family phosphoesterase, which produces MGNCIICGTPVDGEICKSHEEDAVFEFHGTSASQLTPGRYYRGAVDGYADFGVFVDIGDHVTGLLHRSELDQRLESLDWEPGDDVYVQVLDVRDNGNVDLGWSIRQREREFRGKLIETADDEFLPEEFEDGESGESENDSGPSASADDSGPRASADDSGPSDESSPATGGADSVAAESGSVAAETAATSTPTTDDAADAEPESEPALKRTTVTAIENQVGSVVRLEGEITGVRQTSGPTVFELRDETGTVECAAFEEAGVRAYPDVDVDDVVALEGEIERHHGDLQVETETLDVLENEARETVVERLESAIESEARPAAVSLLADHDAVTAVEDELVDAATSIRRAIMEARPVVVRHAATADGYVAGAAIERAVLPLIREKHTREDAEYHYFERRPLEGRVYDMDAATNDVTSMLEARDRHDEQLPLVVLVGAGSTVESVDGYELLSLYGAEALVIDDSRADEEVTDAVTAAVTPSLAGVDVADLTSTALAANVAAHVNDDVRADLEHLPAVSYWEDTPEAYTDLASEAGYDETGISERREAVALEAYYQSYKDKRELVADLLFKDGEGAGTVREGDLAAHVSEQFRDKLETELETARENLSVRDVGDVTMALLDTDAFTHRYNFPTTILLLDELHRREREHNEPPVVTLGVGEDELHVRATEPVNVRDLGDAIAERAPNAGVHVLGGRDGHIEFLPGERDAVQEAAIEALGETLE; this is translated from the coding sequence ATGGGTAACTGTATCATCTGCGGTACGCCTGTTGACGGCGAGATCTGCAAGAGTCACGAGGAGGATGCCGTTTTCGAATTCCACGGCACGTCCGCCTCGCAGCTCACCCCCGGTCGGTACTACCGCGGGGCCGTCGACGGCTACGCCGACTTCGGAGTGTTCGTCGACATCGGCGATCACGTCACCGGTCTGTTGCACAGAAGCGAACTCGACCAACGGCTCGAGAGTCTCGACTGGGAGCCCGGCGACGACGTCTACGTCCAGGTTCTCGACGTCCGGGACAACGGGAACGTCGACCTCGGCTGGTCGATCCGCCAGCGCGAACGCGAGTTCCGCGGCAAGCTGATCGAGACGGCCGACGACGAGTTCCTCCCCGAGGAGTTCGAGGACGGCGAGTCCGGCGAGTCCGAGAACGACTCCGGTCCGAGCGCGAGTGCCGACGATTCCGGCCCTCGAGCGAGCGCCGACGACTCGGGTCCGAGCGACGAGAGCTCGCCCGCAACGGGTGGCGCGGACTCCGTCGCCGCCGAGAGCGGTTCCGTCGCAGCGGAGACGGCCGCGACGTCGACGCCGACGACCGACGACGCCGCCGACGCCGAACCCGAATCGGAACCGGCGCTCAAGCGAACGACGGTCACCGCAATCGAGAACCAGGTCGGTAGCGTCGTCCGCCTCGAGGGCGAGATCACCGGCGTCCGACAGACCTCCGGGCCGACGGTCTTCGAACTGCGCGACGAGACCGGGACTGTCGAGTGTGCGGCGTTCGAGGAAGCCGGCGTCCGCGCCTACCCCGACGTCGACGTCGACGACGTCGTCGCGCTCGAGGGCGAGATCGAGCGCCACCACGGCGACCTGCAGGTCGAGACCGAGACCCTCGACGTGCTCGAGAACGAAGCCCGCGAAACCGTCGTCGAGCGCCTCGAGAGCGCGATCGAGAGCGAGGCCCGACCGGCGGCAGTCTCGCTGCTGGCCGACCACGACGCGGTCACCGCCGTCGAGGACGAACTCGTCGACGCCGCGACGTCGATCCGACGGGCCATCATGGAGGCCCGTCCGGTCGTCGTCCGCCACGCCGCGACCGCCGACGGCTACGTCGCCGGCGCCGCCATCGAACGCGCCGTGCTCCCGCTGATCCGCGAGAAGCACACCCGCGAGGACGCGGAGTACCACTACTTCGAGCGCCGACCGCTCGAGGGGCGGGTCTACGATATGGACGCCGCGACGAACGACGTCACCTCGATGCTCGAAGCCCGCGACCGTCACGACGAGCAACTCCCGCTCGTCGTGCTCGTCGGTGCCGGATCGACGGTCGAGTCCGTCGACGGCTACGAACTGCTCTCGCTGTACGGTGCGGAAGCGCTCGTCATCGACGACAGCCGTGCCGACGAGGAAGTTACCGATGCGGTGACGGCCGCCGTCACCCCGTCGCTCGCCGGCGTCGACGTCGCCGACCTGACCTCGACGGCGCTCGCAGCCAACGTCGCCGCACACGTCAACGACGACGTTCGTGCCGACCTCGAGCACCTCCCCGCCGTCAGCTACTGGGAGGACACGCCCGAGGCCTACACCGACCTCGCGAGCGAGGCCGGCTACGACGAGACGGGAATCTCCGAGCGCCGCGAGGCCGTCGCGCTCGAGGCCTACTACCAGAGCTACAAGGACAAGCGCGAACTCGTCGCCGACCTCCTGTTCAAGGACGGTGAGGGCGCGGGGACGGTTCGAGAGGGCGACCTCGCGGCTCACGTCTCCGAGCAGTTCCGCGACAAACTCGAGACCGAACTCGAGACCGCCCGGGAGAACCTCTCGGTTCGCGACGTCGGCGACGTCACGATGGCGCTGCTGGACACCGACGCGTTCACCCACCGTTACAACTTCCCGACGACGATCCTGCTGCTCGACGAACTCCACCGGCGCGAACGCGAGCACAACGAACCGCCGGTCGTCACGCTCGGCGTCGGCGAGGACGAACTCCACGTCCGCGCGACCGAGCCGGTGAACGTCCGCGACCTCGGCGACGCGATTGCGGAACGCGCGCCCAACGCTGGCGTCCACGTCCTCGGCGGTCGGGACGGTCACATCGAGTTCCTGCCCGGCGAACGCGACGCCGTCCAGGAGGCTGCGATCGAAGCACTCGGCGAGACGCTCGAGTAA
- a CDS encoding helix-turn-helix transcriptional regulator yields the protein MTERTAGTRHILDELLRYDLDFGGAREQYERGDSFPDTDEMIDVIRHGPLLRALLAGPLDRRDIESTLGVSKATSHRFVRWLEARGYGERVDGRYRLTGLGETVAYGVSKFETYLRTAHRLDPLFDYICEDHDEFVIEPFADATVTVATPADPYAPVARFLELLRESERFRGFNTTHMIPPGLDAIADGVLENRSVELIYRPDAAETLRDDRETTLDDAIDEGNVAIRTRDALPYGLALFDERIGVGGYDEETGTMRVFVDTDTTIAREWATRVFEGIRADSEPLAA from the coding sequence ATGACCGAGCGAACCGCCGGAACGCGGCACATTCTCGACGAGCTCCTCCGGTACGACCTCGACTTCGGCGGGGCTCGCGAGCAGTACGAACGGGGTGATTCGTTCCCCGACACGGACGAGATGATCGACGTGATCCGACACGGGCCGCTGCTGCGAGCGCTGCTCGCGGGGCCGCTCGACCGACGCGATATCGAGTCGACGCTCGGGGTGTCGAAGGCGACGAGCCATCGATTCGTTCGCTGGCTCGAAGCTCGGGGCTACGGCGAGCGCGTCGACGGCCGGTACCGGCTGACCGGACTCGGCGAAACCGTCGCCTACGGCGTCTCGAAGTTCGAGACGTACCTCCGGACGGCCCACCGCCTCGATCCGCTGTTCGACTACATCTGCGAGGACCACGACGAGTTCGTCATCGAGCCGTTCGCCGACGCGACGGTCACCGTCGCCACGCCCGCGGATCCGTACGCGCCCGTCGCGCGGTTCCTGGAACTCTTACGCGAGAGCGAGCGCTTCCGCGGGTTCAACACCACGCACATGATCCCGCCCGGACTCGACGCGATCGCCGACGGGGTACTCGAGAACCGCTCGGTCGAACTCATCTACCGACCCGACGCCGCCGAGACGCTCCGCGACGATCGGGAGACGACCCTCGACGACGCGATCGACGAGGGGAACGTCGCCATCCGAACGCGGGACGCGCTTCCGTACGGACTGGCGCTGTTCGACGAGCGGATCGGCGTCGGCGGCTACGACGAGGAAACCGGAACGATGCGCGTGTTCGTCGACACCGACACGACGATCGCGCGCGAGTGGGCGACCCGCGTCTTCGAGGGGATTCGGGCCGACTCCGAGCCGCTGGCGGCGTAA
- a CDS encoding DUF5799 family protein: MSDNSWTDRIVGERMTVDQEFSSRIAESQFSSQQWSLVMTATEFEIEHPDDPDRARIVANTEKVDQILPELDNLDAQMGAMGGRGGGGGSSSSGGVVSSILDALGLGGDGDSHEEQRRAAERLTQEYADELQSKLESNGRWNAVREDVADG; this comes from the coding sequence ATGAGTGACAACTCGTGGACGGACCGGATCGTCGGGGAGCGGATGACCGTCGATCAGGAGTTCTCCTCGCGCATCGCAGAGTCGCAGTTCTCGAGCCAGCAGTGGAGCCTGGTCATGACCGCGACCGAGTTCGAGATCGAACACCCCGACGACCCCGACCGGGCGCGGATCGTCGCCAACACGGAGAAGGTCGACCAGATCCTTCCCGAACTCGACAACCTCGACGCCCAGATGGGCGCGATGGGCGGCCGGGGCGGCGGTGGCGGCTCGAGTTCCTCCGGCGGCGTCGTGAGCAGCATCCTCGATGCGCTCGGCCTCGGTGGTGACGGGGACTCACACGAAGAGCAGCGGCGGGCGGCCGAACGGCTTACCCAGGAGTACGCGGACGAACTTCAGTCGAAACTCGAGTCGAACGGCCGGTGGAACGCCGTTCGAGAGGACGTCGCCGACGGCTGA
- a CDS encoding DUF7557 family protein yields the protein MPSIELEEETIERLDGLRIEDESYDELVMELISIYEASEYTLFHAGD from the coding sequence ATGCCTAGCATCGAACTCGAGGAGGAAACCATCGAACGCCTGGACGGACTCCGCATCGAGGACGAGTCCTACGACGAGCTCGTCATGGAGCTGATCAGCATCTACGAAGCCAGCGAGTACACGCTCTTTCACGCCGGCGATTGA
- a CDS encoding Na+/H+ antiporter subunit E, translating to MRVRTWPLAGVAFAVLWIFVRGIELTLAALVGQFLLGLAVGLPTAFVFRRLYAKHVDFARGVRALPYAGLYLATFSWEIVRANVDVAYRVLSPGMPIEPEVILVPLRVETDLAITTIANSVTITPGTVTLDYDAETNALYVHAIEGRDPEAIAAPIRTWEDYALELFDEAASPDDPPREIVISGGKRKRRYGRDPRGDNDE from the coding sequence ATGAGAGTCAGAACCTGGCCGCTCGCCGGCGTCGCCTTCGCCGTGCTGTGGATCTTCGTCCGCGGAATCGAACTGACTCTGGCGGCGCTGGTCGGCCAGTTCCTCCTCGGCCTCGCCGTCGGGTTGCCGACGGCGTTCGTCTTCCGGCGGCTGTACGCCAAGCACGTCGATTTCGCCCGCGGAGTTCGCGCGCTCCCCTACGCCGGCCTCTATCTCGCGACCTTCTCGTGGGAGATCGTGCGCGCGAACGTGGACGTGGCCTACCGGGTGCTCTCGCCCGGGATGCCGATCGAACCCGAAGTGATACTCGTGCCGCTGCGCGTCGAGACCGACCTCGCGATCACGACCATCGCCAACAGCGTCACGATCACGCCCGGGACGGTCACTCTGGACTACGACGCGGAAACGAACGCACTCTACGTCCACGCGATCGAGGGTCGCGATCCGGAGGCGATCGCCGCACCCATCCGGACCTGGGAGGACTACGCCCTCGAACTGTTCGACGAAGCGGCCTCGCCCGACGATCCGCCGCGAGAGATCGTCATCTCCGGCGGGAAACGGAAACGACGATACGGTCGCGATCCACGAGGTGATAACGATGAGTGA
- a CDS encoding DUF7545 family protein, protein MTDEVETISISISTDDGATDDVTLPAELVDLLAEGDQDAAETIGDITLLSFASRAHHFVHHGDETDENLEAQEERVMELFEERFGVTFGEATGHQH, encoded by the coding sequence ATGACAGACGAAGTCGAAACGATCTCGATCTCGATCTCGACCGACGACGGCGCGACTGACGACGTTACACTCCCCGCGGAACTCGTCGACCTTCTCGCCGAGGGCGACCAGGACGCCGCCGAGACGATCGGCGACATCACCCTCCTCTCGTTCGCCAGTCGCGCTCACCACTTCGTCCACCACGGCGACGAGACGGACGAGAACCTCGAGGCCCAGGAGGAACGCGTGATGGAGCTGTTCGAGGAGCGCTTCGGCGTGACGTTCGGCGAGGCGACCGGCCACCAGCACTGA
- a CDS encoding monovalent cation/H+ antiporter complex subunit F, translating to MSELVGPDVLELTVRAALVLVSGLCVLCSYRVIRGPTNPDRVVALDAIATNVVAIAVLFAIQTDRGLFITVSLVLAIIGFIATVAVAKFVIEGEVI from the coding sequence ATGAGTGAACTGGTCGGTCCGGACGTCCTCGAACTAACCGTTCGCGCGGCGCTGGTTCTCGTCAGCGGGCTGTGCGTGCTCTGTAGCTACCGCGTGATCCGCGGACCGACGAATCCGGACCGCGTGGTCGCACTGGACGCGATCGCGACGAACGTCGTCGCGATCGCCGTCCTCTTCGCCATTCAGACCGACCGCGGTCTCTTTATCACCGTGAGCCTCGTACTCGCGATCATCGGCTTCATCGCGACGGTCGCAGTTGCGAAGTTCGTCATCGAAGGAGAGGTGATATAA